The Gemmatimonadota bacterium genome has a segment encoding these proteins:
- a CDS encoding tryptophan 7-halogenase, whose protein sequence is MTGEARELTCEVLVVGGGPAAAAAAALLAKWGHQVVVLDRPAVRPALAESLPPSCRRLLEVIGVLPAVASAGFLEATGNTVWWGGSERRVELFPAGATGWQVDRARFDEVLRAHAIACGVRWHRPAMARSLVTVDDGVVCTAEVNGEERTLRAHWAIDASGRTGLVARHQRIGAGVAWRTMALAAEWRRTGGWGLPEESHTLVESVENGWGWSVPVDRERRYFTVMFNPASGSPSGGALGADYHRRLAQVPALSAILAGGECIGEPFACDASTYSTESPVDGRVLAVGDAASFLDPLSSFGVKKALASAWMGAVAIHTALVSPGAQEAALNLFVQREAEYVRAARAPLGALSRDAVPGGSAGFWAARAAMAVDDEQGDLVGTMRQHPGVLRAFEALRQRDPAVLRRGGPVVASAPLVRENQVVIAPHLVLEGIQAPVRFLRNVDLIALSELAGEGAEMGALCAAYERAHGVHPLSDLIGAISVLLAHEVLVFA, encoded by the coding sequence GTGACAGGAGAAGCGCGCGAGTTGACGTGTGAGGTGCTGGTGGTCGGTGGGGGCCCGGCCGCGGCCGCGGCGGCCGCGCTGCTCGCCAAGTGGGGGCACCAGGTGGTCGTTCTCGACCGCCCGGCCGTCCGCCCGGCACTGGCCGAGTCGTTGCCGCCGAGCTGCCGACGGTTGCTGGAGGTGATCGGTGTCCTGCCCGCGGTCGCGTCGGCCGGGTTCCTCGAGGCGACCGGGAACACCGTGTGGTGGGGCGGGAGCGAGCGACGTGTTGAGTTGTTCCCTGCAGGAGCGACGGGGTGGCAGGTGGACCGTGCGCGCTTTGATGAGGTGCTCCGCGCCCACGCCATCGCCTGCGGCGTGCGCTGGCACCGGCCCGCGATGGCGCGGTCGCTCGTGACGGTTGACGACGGGGTGGTCTGTACGGCCGAGGTCAACGGTGAGGAGCGGACGCTGCGTGCGCACTGGGCGATTGACGCCTCGGGCCGGACCGGGCTGGTCGCGCGACACCAGCGCATCGGCGCGGGGGTCGCTTGGCGGACCATGGCGCTCGCGGCAGAGTGGCGTCGCACGGGCGGTTGGGGGCTTCCGGAGGAAAGCCATACGCTTGTGGAGAGTGTCGAGAACGGATGGGGCTGGTCCGTCCCCGTGGACCGCGAACGTCGGTACTTCACGGTGATGTTCAATCCCGCGTCGGGGTCGCCTTCTGGCGGGGCGCTCGGCGCCGACTATCATCGGCGCCTCGCCCAGGTGCCTGCCTTGTCGGCGATCCTGGCGGGCGGGGAGTGTATCGGGGAGCCGTTTGCGTGTGATGCCTCGACCTACAGTACCGAGTCTCCAGTGGACGGGCGGGTGCTTGCCGTGGGAGACGCCGCCTCGTTCCTGGACCCGCTTTCCTCGTTTGGCGTGAAGAAGGCGCTCGCCTCGGCATGGATGGGGGCCGTGGCTATTCACACCGCCCTGGTGTCACCCGGTGCGCAAGAGGCGGCCCTCAACCTGTTTGTGCAACGCGAGGCGGAATACGTGCGTGCGGCGCGCGCGCCTCTCGGCGCCCTGTCGCGCGACGCCGTCCCGGGTGGGAGCGCGGGATTTTGGGCCGCGCGTGCGGCGATGGCGGTGGATGATGAGCAGGGGGACCTGGTGGGGACGATGCGGCAGCACCCGGGTGTCCTCCGCGCGTTTGAGGCGCTGCGCCAGCGTGACCCTGCCGTGTTGCGCCGTGGAGGGCCGGTGGTCGCGTCTGCTCCCCTGGTGCGGGAGAACCAGGTGGTGATCGCGCCTCACCTCGTGCTCGAGGGCATCCAGGCGCCAGTCCGGTTCCTGCGAAATGTCGACTTGATCGCACTGTCCGAGCTGGCCGGGGAGGGAGCGGAGATGGGCGCGTTATGCGCGGCGTACGAGCGCGCGCACGGCGTTCATCCCCTGTCAGACCTGATCGGCGCGATTTCGGTCCTGCTCGCCCATGAAGTGCTCGTGTTTGCTTGA
- a CDS encoding PilT/PilU family type 4a pilus ATPase → METIIKAAVERGASDLHIKAGDVFRARIDGKLVPLTKQALTPEQTRAIALKLISNEKVKANIDSLLDHDCSWGAPGIGRFRVNILRQRSSFMIVMRVIPFRVPTIEQLNLPPVIERIAATERGMVLVTGVTGSGKSSSMAAMMGHINSNMERHIVTLEEPIEFLHRDLKSSITQREIGVDTENFRVGLKAALRQDPDVIVLGELRDTETIDTAMKAAETGHLLLATVHTPDAQATIMRIVSMFPPEEQEVIRIRLSESLAAVVSQRLLPRADGRGRAVACEIMINTPLIADLILNQRVGEIRDYMADGRDQYGMQTFDQHLADLVAQGVVTFPTALAASTRPADFELQMSMFQAAARRGSDAPADPFAAGATTLT, encoded by the coding sequence GGCAAGCTCGTCCCGTTGACCAAGCAGGCGCTGACCCCGGAGCAGACGCGGGCGATCGCGCTCAAGCTCATCTCCAACGAAAAGGTCAAGGCCAACATCGACTCGCTGTTGGACCATGACTGCTCCTGGGGGGCGCCGGGGATTGGGCGCTTCCGCGTGAATATCCTGCGTCAGCGATCGAGCTTCATGATCGTGATGCGGGTAATCCCGTTCCGCGTGCCGACCATCGAGCAGCTCAACCTGCCGCCGGTGATCGAGCGCATCGCCGCGACCGAACGCGGCATGGTCCTCGTCACCGGGGTCACCGGGTCCGGCAAGAGTTCGTCGATGGCCGCCATGATGGGACACATCAACAGCAACATGGAGCGCCACATCGTGACGCTCGAGGAGCCGATCGAGTTCCTCCACCGCGACCTGAAGAGCTCCATCACGCAGCGAGAGATCGGGGTCGACACGGAGAACTTTCGCGTGGGCCTCAAGGCTGCCCTGCGACAGGACCCGGACGTCATTGTGCTGGGAGAACTGCGCGACACGGAGACGATCGACACCGCGATGAAGGCCGCGGAGACGGGGCACCTGCTCCTCGCGACCGTGCATACGCCCGATGCCCAGGCGACCATCATGCGCATTGTCTCGATGTTCCCACCGGAGGAACAGGAGGTGATCAGGATCCGCTTGTCGGAATCCCTGGCGGCGGTGGTGTCGCAGCGCCTCCTCCCACGCGCCGATGGCCGCGGGCGTGCCGTCGCGTGCGAGATCATGATCAACACGCCGCTGATCGCCGACCTCATTCTCAACCAGCGCGTCGGCGAGATTCGCGACTACATGGCCGACGGGCGCGACCAGTACGGCATGCAGACGTTCGACCAGCACCTCGCGGACCTGGTGGCGCAGGGGGTGGTGACCTTCCCGACGGCACTCGCCGCCTCGACGCGGCCGGCGGATTTCGAGCTGCAGATGAGTATGTTTCAGGCCGCCGCGCGGCGCGGGTCAGACGCCCCTGCTGATCCCTTTGCCGCGGGAGCGACCACCCTCACCTGA
- the ypdA gene encoding YpdA family putative bacillithiol disulfide reductase, translating to MHDRADVVVIGAGPCGLAAAISAQRAGLGTIVVEAGCVVHAITQYPLQATFFSTAEKLSLGGLPFVIAEPKPTRRDALVYYRAVVQHFGLTVRQYESVLAIEGASPALQVLTDRRGTGRRITARAVVVATGYWGSPNLLQVPGETLPHVSHVYREGHQAFQQDVVVVGGGNSAAEAALDLWRCGARVTLVHFGTTFDKKIKPWVLPDFTNRVAEGSIAVRWERRVAAIDADHVALMDASGASERLPADHVFLLTGYAPDTELLRAVGVTIDAASGIPTHDPTTMETNVPGIFVAGVVTAGYDANKVFIENGRYHGDRIVARLQGASPPELPGVSRDLDGG from the coding sequence GTGCATGATCGCGCCGACGTCGTGGTCATTGGGGCTGGGCCGTGCGGCCTGGCGGCCGCGATCTCGGCGCAGCGAGCCGGGTTGGGCACCATCGTGGTGGAAGCGGGCTGCGTGGTGCACGCCATCACGCAATACCCGCTGCAGGCCACCTTCTTCTCCACCGCGGAGAAGTTGTCGTTAGGTGGGTTGCCGTTCGTGATCGCGGAGCCAAAGCCGACGCGGCGCGATGCCCTGGTGTACTACCGCGCGGTCGTGCAGCACTTTGGGCTCACCGTCCGCCAGTACGAGTCCGTGCTCGCGATCGAGGGCGCGTCTCCGGCGCTGCAGGTGTTGACGGACCGGCGCGGAACGGGGCGGCGGATCACCGCCCGCGCGGTCGTGGTGGCCACCGGGTACTGGGGATCACCGAACCTGCTGCAAGTCCCCGGCGAAACGCTGCCTCATGTGAGCCACGTGTATCGTGAGGGCCACCAGGCGTTCCAGCAGGACGTGGTCGTGGTGGGCGGGGGGAACTCGGCCGCCGAGGCCGCGCTGGACCTGTGGCGCTGCGGGGCGCGCGTGACGCTCGTGCACTTCGGGACCACCTTCGACAAGAAGATCAAGCCGTGGGTCCTGCCGGACTTCACCAACCGGGTGGCGGAGGGGAGCATTGCCGTCCGGTGGGAGCGGCGGGTCGCGGCGATCGACGCGGATCACGTGGCCCTCATGGACGCGAGCGGCGCGTCCGAACGCCTGCCGGCCGACCATGTCTTCCTGCTGACGGGGTACGCCCCGGATACCGAGCTGCTGCGTGCAGTTGGTGTCACGATCGACGCGGCGAGCGGCATCCCGACCCATGACCCGACGACCATGGAGACCAATGTGCCAGGAATCTTCGTCGCGGGAGTAGTGACCGCCGGGTATGACGCGAACAAGGTCTTCATCGAGAATGGGCGGTACCACGGCGACCGGATCGTCGCCCGGTTGCAGGGCGCCTCGCCGCCGGAGCTGCCGGGGGTGAGCCGGGACCTCGACGGCGGCTAG
- a CDS encoding DUF456 family protein: protein MVGAAFVYNWIVPAAGISGLAIGVAAALALLAEVLEWTLSTKYTAKYGGSSRAGWGAILGGIAGAMLGVPVPIIGSVIGAFAGAFAGALVMEYTRKEATGSSATRVATGALIGRVMAAAAKTGLGCAVAIILWFSAWRG, encoded by the coding sequence ATGGTTGGCGCGGCCTTCGTCTACAACTGGATCGTCCCAGCCGCAGGAATCTCGGGACTCGCGATTGGAGTTGCCGCGGCGCTCGCGCTACTCGCGGAAGTACTGGAGTGGACGCTGTCGACGAAGTACACGGCCAAGTACGGCGGGTCGTCGCGCGCGGGGTGGGGAGCGATTCTCGGAGGGATCGCCGGCGCCATGCTGGGCGTTCCCGTGCCCATCATCGGATCGGTGATCGGTGCGTTCGCGGGGGCCTTTGCCGGGGCCCTGGTCATGGAGTACACGCGCAAGGAAGCCACGGGGAGCTCGGCCACGCGGGTGGCCACCGGCGCCCTGATTGGCCGCGTGATGGCCGCGGCGGCCAAGACGGGGCTTGGGTGTGCCGTGGCGATCATCTTGTGGTTCAGCGCGTGGCGCGGTTAG
- a CDS encoding M28 family peptidase, giving the protein MLSLPLARRAGINLVGTRGSPTVWLVAHLDTKSQPMPTLVRAALLVILGLVLVGTVLVGFSWPARAEAPWVIPLVGTVAGIVLSFATVGEDSPGARDNGTGVAAVLATIERLPPTASLGVVFPSAEELGLAGMRAWVRGRPRGTAINVDTVDDDGALRCMVHGAQSRPLAGAVARAGQVRVSGVIPGLLTDGVALADAGWQAVTVSGGTWRTLARIHRPGDTVVGLTGRGADDVARLLTTLLTTRP; this is encoded by the coding sequence GTGCTGTCCCTCCCTTTGGCGCGGCGTGCGGGGATCAACCTGGTGGGCACCCGTGGGTCGCCGACGGTCTGGCTCGTGGCCCATCTCGACACCAAGTCGCAACCGATGCCGACCCTGGTGCGCGCCGCCCTCCTGGTCATCCTGGGCCTCGTCCTCGTCGGGACGGTGCTCGTGGGGTTCTCGTGGCCGGCACGCGCGGAGGCACCCTGGGTGATCCCGCTGGTCGGGACCGTGGCCGGGATCGTGTTGTCCTTCGCGACCGTGGGGGAGGATTCCCCGGGGGCCCGGGACAACGGGACGGGAGTCGCCGCGGTGCTGGCCACGATCGAGCGCCTGCCGCCGACCGCGTCGTTAGGCGTGGTGTTCCCCAGCGCCGAGGAGTTGGGGCTAGCCGGGATGCGCGCGTGGGTCCGCGGGCGGCCACGGGGCACCGCGATCAACGTGGACACGGTGGACGATGACGGCGCGCTGCGATGCATGGTGCATGGTGCACAGTCCCGCCCGCTGGCGGGCGCGGTGGCTCGCGCCGGGCAGGTCCGGGTGTCCGGGGTGATCCCGGGGCTGCTGACCGACGGTGTGGCGCTCGCGGACGCCGGGTGGCAGGCCGTGACGGTGAGCGGGGGGACCTGGCGGACCCTCGCGCGAATCCACCGACCTGGCGACACCGTAGTTGGGCTCACCGGTCGCGGTGCGGACGACGTTGCCCGGCTCCTCACCACGCTGCTGACCACACGCCCCTGA
- a CDS encoding adenylosuccinate synthase, with the protein MFDSKTRTVVIVGAQWGDEGKGKLVDVLAERADWVVRYQGGANAGHTVHIGDESFVLHQIPSGILHPGVRCAIGNGVVLDPETLFTEVDELVRDGIDVEGRLYVSDRAHLVMPYHKLVDQESQASRAIGTTGRGIGPAYEDKAGRRGIRVVDLKHPDRLRELVQRGCDHANMRLAAFGSSQRANADEVLASLGRVSARLLALSDDLSVALHRALGHGASVLMEGAQGSLLDVDHGTYPFVTSSSTTVGGAATGAGIAPTAIHAALGIVKAYTTRVGNGPLPTELDAELGERVRQLGNEFGATTGRPRRCGWFDAVVVRYASRVNGLTGLAVTKLDVLDTLDRVALCTGYRHGDEVLREFPADITALEQLEPVYEWMDGWQQSTGDCRSMAELPAAARAYLARLEALVETPVRYVSVGTRRDQIIDVAPGTG; encoded by the coding sequence ATGTTCGATTCGAAGACCAGGACGGTCGTGATAGTCGGCGCCCAGTGGGGCGACGAGGGGAAGGGCAAGCTGGTGGATGTGCTTGCCGAGCGTGCCGATTGGGTGGTCCGCTACCAGGGCGGAGCCAACGCCGGCCATACGGTGCACATCGGCGATGAGTCGTTTGTGCTGCACCAGATCCCCAGTGGTATCCTGCACCCCGGTGTGCGCTGCGCGATTGGCAACGGCGTGGTGCTCGATCCGGAGACGCTGTTCACCGAGGTCGACGAGCTGGTGCGCGACGGGATCGACGTCGAGGGACGTCTCTACGTGAGCGATCGGGCGCACCTGGTGATGCCCTACCACAAGCTCGTGGACCAGGAGAGCCAGGCGAGTCGTGCGATCGGGACGACCGGGCGTGGCATCGGCCCGGCGTACGAGGACAAGGCTGGTCGACGGGGCATTCGCGTCGTTGACCTCAAGCATCCGGACCGGCTGCGCGAGTTGGTGCAACGAGGCTGCGACCACGCCAACATGCGGCTCGCGGCATTCGGCTCCTCGCAGCGGGCGAATGCGGACGAGGTGCTCGCGAGCCTGGGCCGGGTCTCGGCGCGCCTGCTGGCCCTCTCGGACGACCTGAGCGTTGCGCTGCACCGGGCCCTCGGCCATGGCGCCTCGGTCCTGATGGAGGGGGCGCAGGGATCGTTGCTGGACGTGGACCACGGGACGTACCCGTTTGTGACCAGCAGCAGCACGACGGTTGGTGGGGCGGCGACCGGCGCGGGCATTGCGCCGACGGCGATTCACGCGGCGTTAGGCATCGTCAAGGCGTACACGACGCGGGTGGGGAACGGTCCCCTGCCGACGGAGCTTGACGCCGAGCTGGGGGAGCGGGTGCGCCAGCTGGGCAACGAATTCGGGGCGACGACCGGCCGGCCCCGCCGCTGTGGCTGGTTCGACGCCGTGGTCGTGCGGTACGCGTCGCGCGTGAACGGGCTGACCGGGCTGGCCGTGACCAAGCTGGACGTGCTCGATACGCTCGATCGGGTGGCCCTGTGCACGGGCTACCGTCATGGCGACGAGGTGCTCCGGGAGTTTCCGGCGGATATCACCGCGCTGGAGCAGCTGGAGCCGGTATACGAGTGGATGGACGGCTGGCAGCAGTCGACCGGTGACTGTCGGTCGATGGCGGAGCTGCCGGCAGCGGCGCGGGCGTACCTGGCGCGACTGGAGGCACTGGTGGAGACCCCTGTCCGGTACGTGAGTGTCGGGACGCGCCGCGACCAGATCATCGACGTCGCACCGGGGACGGGCTGA
- a CDS encoding dihydrodipicolinate synthase family protein has product MKLSLRGVFGPVITTFDARGELDLDAFGANAAAHLGAGLHGLVVAGSTGEAALLEEGERQRLVEMARSVTPADKRLIVGTGAESTKACVRRCREAAERGADAVLVVAPHYYANAMTSACLQAHYERVADESPIPVLLYNIPKYMHFKLEGELVARLAEHDNVIGMKDSSGDLAYLPQYLAAQSDAFTVITGHGGSFHQALQLGVGGGILAVALFAPALSLEVFDAFQGGNVAASKAAQDRMTPMALEIVGRMGIPAVKAALGRVGYRGGPVRLPLLDASAADLADVERLLREASLARVA; this is encoded by the coding sequence GTGAAACTGTCGTTGCGTGGAGTCTTTGGCCCGGTTATCACCACCTTCGACGCACGCGGCGAGCTGGATCTCGACGCCTTCGGGGCAAACGCCGCGGCGCATCTCGGGGCCGGGTTGCATGGCCTGGTGGTTGCGGGATCGACGGGCGAAGCGGCGCTTCTGGAAGAGGGCGAGCGCCAACGATTGGTCGAGATGGCGCGCAGCGTGACACCGGCCGACAAGCGGCTGATTGTTGGCACCGGCGCCGAGTCGACGAAGGCGTGCGTGCGGCGCTGCCGGGAGGCCGCCGAGCGCGGGGCCGACGCGGTGCTCGTGGTGGCGCCTCACTACTACGCCAACGCGATGACGAGCGCCTGTTTGCAGGCGCACTACGAGCGGGTCGCGGATGAGTCGCCGATCCCGGTCCTGCTCTACAACATCCCGAAGTACATGCATTTCAAGCTCGAGGGCGAGCTGGTCGCACGTCTCGCAGAGCATGACAATGTCATCGGGATGAAGGATTCCTCGGGAGACCTGGCGTACCTGCCGCAGTACCTCGCGGCCCAGTCGGATGCGTTCACCGTCATTACTGGTCATGGCGGCTCGTTCCACCAAGCGCTGCAGCTCGGAGTTGGGGGCGGTATCCTGGCGGTGGCCCTCTTCGCTCCCGCGTTGTCCCTGGAGGTGTTCGATGCCTTCCAGGGCGGAAACGTCGCGGCGAGCAAGGCGGCCCAGGATCGCATGACTCCCATGGCGCTGGAGATCGTGGGGCGCATGGGAATTCCCGCGGTCAAGGCCGCGCTGGGGCGCGTCGGCTATCGCGGGGGGCCGGTGCGACTCCCGCTGCTCGACGCGTCTGCGGCCGATCTGGCGGACGTGGAGCGTCTGTTGCGTGAGGCGAGCCTCGCCCGCGTTGCCTGA
- a CDS encoding DUF1269 domain-containing protein — MTVPPPPAPVSKKIIVASYPSTTGAKAGLDRLKNAGARLGNVALVQRLIDGRVEFTETQDWGLGKSAAVGALAAMLLPGIGLITGALLGGAAAHFIDAGFPDALLKQMGSGIPEGTSLLIALTEEADLVHAERVVADTGRDDDRIWPGGGPRASDGQAEVTVRG, encoded by the coding sequence ATGACCGTCCCTCCGCCGCCAGCACCAGTCTCCAAGAAGATCATTGTCGCCTCGTACCCGTCGACAACCGGGGCGAAGGCCGGCCTCGATCGCCTCAAGAATGCCGGCGCGCGCCTGGGGAACGTTGCCCTCGTACAGCGGTTGATCGACGGGCGCGTGGAGTTCACCGAGACGCAGGATTGGGGGTTGGGAAAGAGCGCTGCGGTGGGAGCGCTCGCCGCGATGCTCCTGCCCGGGATCGGGCTGATCACGGGGGCTCTGCTGGGCGGGGCCGCCGCGCATTTCATCGATGCGGGATTCCCTGACGCGTTACTCAAGCAGATGGGGAGCGGCATCCCGGAGGGGACGTCCCTGCTGATCGCGCTGACCGAGGAGGCCGATCTGGTGCACGCCGAGCGTGTGGTGGCCGACACCGGGCGGGACGATGATCGGATCTGGCCTGGAGGCGGACCTAGAGCGAGCGATGGGCAAGCTGAGGTGACCGTCCGCGGTTGA
- a CDS encoding MBL fold metallo-hydrolase produces MTGRRAFLHDALSCAGHLALASAAMPMLARRAWAAPRGARVVALEPFGRLERVADGVWALVSTPLAGDMTTVANGGIVAGRAGVLVIEGFMTPAGARWLGEQARTLTGRWPTHVVCTHYHSDHVNGLAGYAGDAGHAIVHLTAASRDLAARNTPADAIRASALATAMVVDPAAPTTLDLGGRIVRLVPRAGHTASDVTIELDDPAVTFCGDLVWNAMFPNYVDARPGTLAASVRALRRAGSVHYVPGHGPVASGDDLARYLEVLGEVEVAARAAFARGVASADAAATFRISPSLGEWAMFSPTFLPRAFEAWRRELQSSRG; encoded by the coding sequence ATGACGGGTCGTCGCGCGTTTCTGCATGATGCATTGAGCTGTGCCGGGCACCTGGCGCTGGCGTCCGCGGCCATGCCGATGCTGGCGCGACGGGCCTGGGCCGCGCCGCGCGGGGCGCGCGTCGTGGCGCTCGAGCCGTTCGGACGCCTCGAGCGGGTGGCCGACGGCGTCTGGGCGCTGGTGTCGACGCCGTTGGCCGGGGACATGACGACCGTGGCCAACGGCGGGATCGTGGCAGGGCGCGCGGGCGTATTGGTGATCGAGGGGTTCATGACGCCGGCTGGCGCTCGTTGGCTCGGCGAGCAGGCACGCACGCTCACGGGTCGTTGGCCCACGCACGTCGTGTGCACGCACTACCACAGCGATCATGTGAACGGCCTAGCGGGGTACGCCGGCGACGCGGGCCACGCGATCGTCCACCTCACGGCCGCGTCACGCGACCTTGCCGCACGCAACACCCCGGCCGATGCCATTCGCGCCTCGGCGCTCGCGACGGCGATGGTGGTCGACCCGGCCGCGCCGACGACGCTGGACCTTGGTGGGCGCATCGTGCGTCTGGTGCCGCGGGCAGGACACACCGCCAGCGACGTTACGATTGAGTTGGATGACCCAGCGGTGACGTTTTGTGGGGACCTGGTGTGGAACGCCATGTTCCCCAACTATGTCGACGCGCGTCCCGGGACCCTCGCGGCGAGTGTGCGCGCGTTGCGCCGGGCCGGTTCCGTGCACTATGTGCCCGGGCATGGGCCGGTGGCCTCTGGCGACGACCTGGCGCGCTACCTCGAGGTGCTCGGGGAGGTGGAGGTGGCCGCCCGGGCCGCGTTCGCGCGGGGGGTCGCCTCAGCGGACGCTGCCGCAACCTTCCGGATCTCTCCCTCCCTCGGGGAATGGGCGATGTTCAGCCCGACCTTCCTCCCGCGCGCGTTCGAGGCCTGGCGGCGCGAGCTGCAGTCGTCGCGCGGATAG